One genomic segment of Devosia sp. includes these proteins:
- a CDS encoding histidine phosphatase family protein: MRRLLLVRHGESEWNASRRLQGQADIDLSARGEQQALALKPTLAQLGPDRVICSDLKRARRTAELLGFSSAQDEPALREVNVGDWTGLEISQLTAEQPQAYRDWRAGTYAPPGGESWDEFVARTVSVTRTAFESSERLLVVCHGGVIRALLQSLLGLPPKRIIPVGPASLSMLASKPGEEEMRLEVFNFTPGGVVVDAPD; the protein is encoded by the coding sequence ATGAGGCGTCTGCTGCTTGTTCGCCACGGCGAAAGCGAATGGAATGCCTCCCGCCGTCTGCAGGGCCAGGCGGACATAGATTTGTCCGCTCGGGGTGAGCAGCAGGCTCTGGCTCTCAAGCCGACCCTCGCGCAGCTCGGGCCAGACCGGGTAATTTGCTCGGACCTCAAACGCGCCAGACGCACGGCTGAACTGCTGGGCTTCTCCAGTGCTCAAGACGAGCCAGCGCTTCGTGAGGTCAATGTTGGCGACTGGACGGGTCTGGAGATCAGCCAGCTGACTGCCGAGCAGCCGCAGGCCTATCGCGACTGGCGCGCTGGCACTTACGCGCCCCCGGGCGGCGAAAGTTGGGATGAATTCGTGGCGCGCACCGTATCCGTCACACGGACTGCCTTCGAGAGCTCCGAACGGCTGCTCGTTGTCTGCCATGGTGGCGTCATCCGGGCCTTGCTGCAGTCACTGCTTGGTCTTCCACCCAAGCGCATCATCCCCGTAGGGCCGGCCAGCCTTTCAATGCTCGCCAGCAAGCCCGGAGAAGAGGAAATGCGCCTGGAAGTCTTCAACTTCACCCCGGGCGGGGTCGTGGTTGATGCTCCAGATTGA
- a CDS encoding iron ABC transporter permease has product MPTVSSRAAARPLRLDGRLVLKLAVLAILGVLIVAPLLRILFETLSPDAIEAWSDVTSGRLARNLLWVPLGNTLILGVGVACGCVLIGGFLAWLVVMTDVPFRRTIGLMATLPFMIPSFATSLAWGSLFRNSRVGGQSGFLEGLGLTIPDWLSWGMVPTLIVLIAHYYSLAFTVIAAALATVNSDLVEAAQMAGAKRGRILMGIVLPVALPAVVAGASLTFAGAVSNFAAPALLGLPVRMQTMATRLYGLIEVGQTARGYVIAILLILVSALFLWLGNKVISGRRSYATITGKGGRAKRFTLGSGRLPLFSLAALICILTTVVPVGILIASSLAPSSSALFSNWTLHYWTGASDPSIAQGQAGIFSNPFIVSATGLTMSLGVAVAITTTAIGLIVALVLARDGKGPLGGIINQVSFLPLLVPGIAFGAAYIALFGAPIGPFPALYGTFALLLIAGTAYLLPFSVQTGRAVIQQVSGDLDESARMTGAGFLRRLTAITVPLASRGLAAGGLIVFVKIMRDLSLVVLLFTPTMPVLSVLAYRYASEGFTQFANAITVVILVISIAATLLANQLQAKSQPWLKS; this is encoded by the coding sequence ATGCCTACTGTTTCTTCGCGCGCTGCGGCGCGGCCCCTTCGCCTTGATGGCCGGCTGGTGCTCAAGCTGGCCGTCCTGGCCATACTGGGTGTGCTCATCGTCGCGCCGCTGCTGCGCATCCTTTTCGAAACGCTCTCGCCGGATGCCATCGAGGCCTGGAGCGATGTCACTTCCGGCCGCCTCGCGCGCAATTTGCTCTGGGTACCCTTGGGCAATACGCTCATCCTGGGCGTGGGGGTCGCCTGCGGCTGCGTGCTGATCGGTGGGTTCCTCGCCTGGCTGGTGGTGATGACCGATGTTCCGTTCCGTCGCACGATCGGACTGATGGCCACCCTGCCCTTCATGATCCCCAGCTTCGCCACCTCGCTCGCATGGGGATCTCTGTTCAGGAATTCACGCGTTGGCGGACAATCCGGCTTTCTTGAAGGTCTCGGCCTCACCATTCCCGACTGGCTGTCCTGGGGCATGGTGCCGACCCTGATCGTTCTGATCGCGCACTATTATTCGCTCGCATTCACTGTCATTGCGGCCGCCCTCGCGACCGTCAATTCCGATCTCGTTGAAGCCGCCCAGATGGCCGGCGCGAAGCGCGGGCGCATCCTGATGGGCATTGTCCTGCCCGTGGCCTTGCCCGCCGTGGTTGCCGGTGCCTCGCTGACCTTTGCCGGTGCGGTCTCCAACTTCGCCGCCCCTGCCTTGCTCGGCCTGCCGGTCCGCATGCAGACGATGGCCACGCGCCTCTATGGCCTAATCGAGGTCGGGCAGACGGCGCGTGGTTATGTCATTGCCATCCTGCTGATCCTTGTCTCGGCCCTGTTCCTGTGGTTGGGCAATAAGGTGATTTCTGGTCGCCGCTCCTATGCCACGATCACTGGCAAAGGCGGCCGCGCCAAGCGCTTCACCCTTGGCTCCGGCCGACTGCCACTGTTCTCACTGGCCGCGCTGATTTGTATTCTGACCACCGTCGTGCCGGTTGGGATCCTGATCGCCTCCTCGCTGGCACCCTCGTCCTCAGCACTGTTCTCCAACTGGACCCTTCACTACTGGACCGGTGCATCCGACCCGTCCATCGCACAGGGGCAGGCTGGCATCTTCTCCAACCCGTTCATTGTCTCGGCGACTGGCCTCACCATGAGTCTGGGTGTCGCGGTCGCCATCACAACGACGGCGATCGGTCTGATCGTCGCCCTGGTGCTGGCGCGGGACGGCAAGGGTCCGCTGGGCGGCATTATCAACCAGGTGAGCTTTCTTCCGCTTCTTGTGCCCGGGATCGCTTTCGGCGCCGCCTATATTGCCCTGTTCGGCGCGCCCATCGGTCCATTCCCGGCCCTCTACGGCACCTTTGCGCTGCTGCTGATTGCCGGCACGGCCTATCTCCTGCCCTTCTCGGTGCAGACCGGCCGCGCCGTCATCCAGCAGGTCTCGGGCGATCTCGACGAGAGTGCCCGCATGACCGGCGCGGGCTTCCTGCGCCGTCTCACCGCCATCACCGTGCCGCTGGCCAGCCGGGGGCTCGCGGCAGGCGGGCTGATCGTCTTCGTCAAAATCATGCGCGACCTCTCGCTCGTCGTGCTGTTGTTCACCCCCACCATGCCGGTGCTTTCGGTCCTTGCCTACCGCTACGCCTCGGAAGGATTCACCCAATTCGCCAATGCCATAACCGTCGTGATCCTCGTGATCTCGATCGCTGCGACCCTGCTTGCAAATCAGTTGCAGGCCAAATCGCAGCCCTGGCTCAAATCGTAA
- a CDS encoding ABC transporter ATP-binding protein, translating to MIRIQNLVKTFGLHNAVDDISFEVPQGAFLVLVGPSGCGKSTMLRMLAGLEQPSGGTVSFGDKVVSDGNKGWTIDPAQRDTGLVFQSYALWPHMTVAGNVDWPLKVAGLAKPERQARVTEVLRMLGIEALATRYPNEISGGQQQRVAIARMIAPRPSILLFDEPLSNLDAKLRVEMRTELLRVHRATGATSVYVTHDQVEAMTMATHVAVLNNGRVEQFGTPEELVRSPSTAFVATFVGTPPANLVPVDLLPPERGDGLPPNALAMYRPEDVSVSATPVPGSMAFDFAEASPVAGRAMLTGIKGALRLTAVVDAAPSFTVGDTVHMVLPETPAALFGADGEVLP from the coding sequence ATGATCCGCATCCAAAATCTCGTCAAAACCTTCGGCCTGCACAACGCAGTCGATGACATCTCCTTCGAAGTGCCGCAGGGCGCCTTCCTTGTCCTCGTCGGCCCCTCCGGCTGCGGCAAGTCGACCATGCTGCGCATGCTGGCCGGGCTTGAGCAGCCCAGCGGCGGCACCGTGTCCTTCGGTGACAAGGTCGTATCCGACGGAAACAAGGGTTGGACCATCGATCCGGCCCAGCGCGATACCGGGCTCGTATTCCAGTCCTACGCGCTCTGGCCGCACATGACCGTGGCCGGAAATGTCGACTGGCCGCTCAAAGTGGCAGGCTTGGCCAAGCCAGAGCGGCAGGCCCGGGTCACCGAAGTGCTGCGCATGTTGGGCATCGAGGCATTGGCGACCCGCTATCCCAACGAAATCTCGGGCGGCCAGCAGCAGCGGGTCGCCATTGCCCGCATGATCGCGCCGCGCCCCTCCATCCTCCTGTTTGACGAACCGCTGTCTAATCTCGATGCCAAGCTACGCGTGGAGATGCGTACCGAACTGCTCCGGGTCCACCGCGCGACCGGCGCCACCTCGGTCTATGTCACCCACGACCAGGTGGAAGCCATGACCATGGCCACTCATGTGGCCGTGCTCAACAACGGTCGGGTCGAGCAGTTTGGAACGCCCGAGGAGTTGGTCCGGAGCCCCTCCACCGCCTTCGTGGCAACCTTTGTCGGCACACCGCCGGCCAATCTCGTGCCGGTCGACCTGCTGCCGCCCGAGCGTGGGGACGGCTTGCCGCCAAATGCCTTGGCCATGTATCGGCCGGAGGACGTTTCGGTCAGCGCCACACCTGTTCCGGGAAGCATGGCGTTCGACTTTGCCGAAGCCAGCCCGGTCGCGGGCCGCGCCATGCTGACAGGCATCAAGGGCGCCCTCCGCCTGACTGCCGTTGTTGACGCCGCCCCATCGTTCACTGTCGGCGACACGGTCCATATGGTGCTGCCGGAAACACCGGCCGCCCTTTTTGGCGCCGATGGCGAGGTGCTGCCATGA